One part of the Solanum dulcamara chromosome 3, daSolDulc1.2, whole genome shotgun sequence genome encodes these proteins:
- the LOC129882491 gene encoding uncharacterized protein LOC129882491: MSYGINGKGTLHATYVKNKPIVQAPKNIPKGVDEKELEWLVKEHFCSESFQERSNRNAQNRAKLKMFHHIGRKPIREIIYQQGGNDGNPPNLATIFFETRKKNNKLIEPEAIEKHLVDVSG, from the exons ATGAGTTATGGAATAAATGGAAAGGGTACTTTGCATGCTACATATGTTAAGAATAAGCCAATTGTACAAGCTCCTAAGAATATTCCGAAGGGAGTAGATGAGAAGGAGTTGGAGTGGTTAGTTAAGGAACATTTTTGTTCTGAAAGTTTTCAG GAGAGAAGCAATAGGAATGCACAAAATCGAGCTAAGTTGAAGATGTTTCATCATATTGGTAGAAAGCCTATTAGAGAGATTATTTATCAGCAG GGTGGAAACGACGGCAACCCACCAAATTTGGCGACTATTTTCTTTGAGACTCGTAAGAAAAATAACAAGCTTATTGAACCTGAAGCAATTGAAAAACAT